CGTCAATGGGCTAACGCAGATCATCAAACCCTGGCTCAACCTAAATCTCAGCAGCTTGCACCCGCTGATAATCCCACCATTTAGTCATTTGTCAGGGAACAGGGAATAGGGAATAGGGAACAGGGAACAGTTAAGGTAGAGTTTTGAGTTAACTTCCTCATTTTCCCATCTCCCAGACGCGCCATGGCACGTCTCTACATGGCTCCCCCTGCTCCTGCGCTCCTGTACACCCCAACTCCCTCATCCCCTATCCCCAAGTTGACAAGGACGAAACGAACGGCGATGCTGTGGCGAAGGACCAAACTCTTGAAGGGCTAAACGATGTCGTTCGGTTCCGTACCCCTTATTAGCGGCTAAGTCATAATCGGGATACTTCGTCGCTAAACGCCCAACTAAATCATCACGCCAGACTTTCGCCACAATGCTAGCCGCTGCGATTTCCAGCGATCGCTGATCTCCTTTAATCAGACTTTTTTGGGGTACAGGTAAGCCTACCAATGCCTGTCTCCCATCAATCAAACATAAATCAGGCTGCACTTTTAACTTAAGCACAGCCCGTTTCATTGCCAACAGAGAGGCTTGTAAGATATTAATTTGGTCGATTTCAGTACTGGTGGCATAACCAATACTCCAATCGACGGCTAACTCTTGAATCTCTTGCGCCAATTTCTGGCGTCGTAGACGAGTTAATTGTTTACTATCTTTCATTCCAGAACCAGCCAAATTGGGCAGAGTCGATGCGGGTAAAATAACCGCTGCTGCTACAACCGGACCAAATAAAGCGCCACGCCCAACTTCATCGACTCCGGCAATCAATTTGCGATCGCCCGATAGTTCCGGTAGTTGACAATAGTTAGCTGAATTTTCCATTTTCATGGATTCTTGAGAGTCAACTTAAAGTGAATGATACTGAAATTTTGGCTGGTGGGTTGAGCGAAGTCGAAACCCACCCTACGGTATATCAAGGGTTTCGGTGATCCAAAATAGCTTATTTCAGTGCCATTCAACCTAAGGTAAAAACCAGTACTGGCAAGCCTTGAGGTATGTATCCGTACCTCCAAATGAAAAAAATCTTCCACTTCCCTCTCCTTGTAGGAGAGGGCTAAGGAGAGGTTCGGGGAAGGGTTTGGGGAGGGGTCTAATGACCAGCAGTATCCAAGCGTGGGAGAGGGGCTAGGGGTGAAGCCTAACTTGGGGGGTGATACCCAATCCGCTTTTGAAACCCCTTTATCCCTTACTCATTCTCCATTGCTGAAGAACGGCGGCGACGACGACGAATCAAAGGCGGTTTTGTTTCCGATTCGCTGGTTGAGGTTGAATCAGCCGATGATTCTAAATCAACATCAGCGGCAACTCCCGAAGAAGTAACCAGTACCTTGTCTGAACTCTCTTCTGAGTCTGACTCCTCTGATGGGTGAGACATATCCTCCCATGAATCGTCAGTGGTGTCATTGTCAGTGGTGTCATTGTCATTGTCAGTGGTGTCATTGTCAGTGGTGTCATTGTCAGTGGTGTCATTGTCAGAAGACTCCGATTCAGCTTCTCCAGGAAGCACCACCGAAACCATAACTGATCGGGGATTTCTAATCTCCTTATCTAACCGCACTAATGGTGAAATGCCCATCAAGGCATAAACATCCTGTTCTTCCGGCGTCATCTCAACCTGAATAACTTCCGGCGGTTCCATTTCTACCACCGACCGAATGAGCTGGGGTTTGCCCACTCGTTCACTGGAGTCTGACACGATGGGACGTTCAACAGATGTCGTATCGCGCCTCATCCCCTCTACGTCTTCACTCACATCAGAGGAACGTTGGGACAGGGTAATTGGGCGAACATTGCTCTTGGCTACAGGTTCATCCTTGGAGATTACATCCTCCAGGCGGCGACGGCGACGGCGGCGATTAGTGCCATTGGGGATTCCCCGTTCTTGATAACTTGGATGATTGAGTTCAAGTTCATCCGGTTCATTAAAGCCAGGGATATCCAGAGGTTCTGGAAGATCAGGGGTTTCTGGGATTTCAACGCGAGAAATAGTCTCTGGCTCTTGCTGCACTTGAGGTTCTGGCTCACCGGGAAGATGCACCAGATGTCCCAATCCACCACAGCTTGGACAAGTGCGACCAAATAATTCGTAAATATTTTGACCTTGGCGCTTGCGGGTGAGTTCGACTAACCCCAGTTCTGACAATTGGGCGATTTGGGGTCTGGCTTTGTCCATTTTCAACGCTTTGTTGAAATGTTCCAGAACTTGTAATTGGTCTCGCCGCGAGTCCATATCGATAAAGTCCACGATGATTACGCCAGCAATATTACGTAGGCGCAATTGGCGGGCGATTTCCGTCGCGGCTTCACAGTTAGTCCAGAGGACGGTTTCTCGCGCCGTGGCGGAACGGGTAAAGGAACCGGAGTTTACATCAATAACGGTTAGCGCTTCCGTCGGTTGGATAATAATATAGCCTCCCGATGGCAGATCGACTCGTGGCTTTAAGGCTTCTCGAATCGCCGCATTAATTCGGAAATAATCGAGAATTGAGAGGCGATCGCGGTGATGGTCAATTAAAACCCCTTCCGGTGATCGACCGCCACTCCAGCTTACTAACTGCTGTTTTACCCGTTTGACCCCAGTATTGGAATCAACCACAATCCGATTCACATCCGCTGTGTACATATCGCGGAGGACTCGTTGGATAAAATCATCATCGCGATTCAGTAGAGCTGGCGCTCTGGTCGAAGTTGCCTCCTGCTGGATGGCTTCCCACTGACGTTGCAGCGCCTCCAAATCCTCCATTATCGCTTCTTCCGCTCTGCCCTCGGCTTCTGTGCGAACCAATAATCCCATCCCAGCGGGTTTAATCAGCACAGCCAAGGCTCTGAGGCGATTACGTTCGTTTTCGTTCTTTATCCGTCGGGATAAATTAACCCCTCGTCCATAAGGCATCAGCACCAGATAACGACCCGGTAAGCTGATATTTCCGGTCAGCCGAGGACCTTTATTGCCCGTTGGCTCCTTCATCACTTGGACTAAGACTTTTTGCTGCGGGGTGAGCAGTTCCGTAATCGCCCCGGAGCGACGTTTAAGTCGCAGCGGACCCAAGTCGGTGACATGAATAAATCCATTGCGTTCGGCATCACCGATATTGACGAATGCGGCATCAATGCCGGGTAAAACATTTTCGACAATGCCGAGATAAATATCACCTACTTGGTGGCTGCCCGTGGCAACGACAAGTTCTTGGATTTGATCTTCTGAAAAGACAGCAGCCAGACGATATTGCTCTGCAATAATAATTTGCTTTGCCATTCAATTTCCTCAAAATTTGGCAGTACGCTCAAGTACTGAAGCTTGGTCTTTGTTGAAATTTTAGATAGCTGATTAGTTTAGAGAACAGGCAAACGAGCCAAGCTTGAATAATGCTTGAATGCTTGTCTGAGTTACCTTTTCCACCAAAAATCTTAAATCGCATACCTAAAATTGATCGGTCACTCTTACTTTGGCTACCCTTTATGATTCTGAAAAGCAAAAACTTTAGCTTTACTTAGAAAACGTAAATTGTGATCGGGGAGTGACTGAAGACTACTGACACTCTCATGGATCTACTTTTTCTCCAATGCTACAGGTAGCCAATGTCATATCCCTTCGCCCAAGGGTCAGCATTGGAGTTTGGTAACGTGCAAGTCAAAAGTCTGGAAGTGTGAATCAGTTGCGGACAGTATCTATGAGATAGTTTCTACAGATCGAACCTAGTGTCACTGTAGGTACGCAACTGTTTCCTCAATTTTACATTATACTGCTTTGATTGTTGATTGTTAACGGGTAAGACTATCAGTTTAGCTGTGAGGGGGTTATCGCGGGTTACAGAATCGACGTTTTAGGGGTTTGAGCTTGACGCAAGGACTCAATTGTCGCGATCGCGTGTTGGGCAACCTGATCAATTTCCTCTCTGGTATTAAAGCGCCCCATGCCAAACCGGATTGAGGCATGGGCTAAAGGTTTTGAATGTCCCAGTGCCAAGAGGACATGGGATGGGGCTACGTGGCTTGATGAACAAGCTGAACCCGATGACACGGCGACAACAGGCTGTAATCCCAACAGCAGGGCAGAACCATCTACTCCCTCAACCGAAATATTAAGATTTCCTGACAATCGCTGCTCAGGATGACCATTCAGGTGAATTCCCCCTAATGAAGACAGGGTAGTCCAGAGGTGTTCCCGTAACTGGCGGAGGCGTTGAGATTCAGAGGCTTGTTCGGCTAATCCGAGTTCCACCGCTTTGGCAAAGCTACGATTTGCGGTGTGTAGAGTGTACCCGAACGGAGTCCCCGTTCCTGTCCCCCTCCCTGAATTTGTGACGCTAACTTCACTTTCGGGTTACGGCGGCGAACATACAGTGCCCCAATCCCCTTAGGACCATATAGCTTATGGGCAGTGAAGGACATGAGGTCAATATTCATATCTAGAACATCCACGGGAATTTTACCAATCCCTTGGGCAGCGTCGGTATGGAAGAGTACCTGATGCTGGTGACAAAGTTCTCCAATTTCAGCCAGGGGTTGTAATACGCCAATTTCGTTATTGGCAGCCATCACCGAGACTAAAATCGTATCGGAACGAATCGCTTTTTCAAGCTGGGTTAGGTTGACGAGTCCATCCCCTTGAACAGGCAAAAATGTGACCTCAAATCCTAAGTCTTGTAAATAGGTACAGGGATCAAGCACGGCTGGATGTTCAGTTTGGATGGTAATGATATGACGCCCTTTACTGAAATAGGCTTCAGCCACCCCTTTAATCGCTAGATTATTCGCTTCTGTGGCGCCACTGGTGAAGACAATTTCCTTTGGTGTGGCGTGGATAGCGTCAGCAAGGGTTTGTCGTGCTTGTTTGACCGCTGCTTCTGCTTCCCAACCATAAGCGTGGCTGATACTGGAAGGATTGCCGAAATGTTCTCTAAAATAAGGTAGCATCGCCTCTAGCACCCGTTCATCCATGGGGGTGGTGGCGTGGTTGTCAAGGTAAATGGGACGATGAGACATAGTGAGTAAGTCGGTAGGGACAGTTAAAGTTAAGGGCGGTGATCGTCATTTTGTCATTTGTAAGGGTTTGAGAGGTGTTTACATAGCTTATAGAGTTCATTTTCTCGTTTCAATAGGCTGAATGTTTCAGATAAGGCATACTTAGATGTGTTTTGTTGAACGAGTTTAACAAATACCAATTCACTCCCATTCGTCACTAACCCAAAAATCGGTTGATCAGGACGAGAGTTTGCCACCATATAAGCTAGGGCTTTAGGTAAGCTGTTCGGCATTTAAACCTTAATATCAATAAGGGCGAAATCCTTGTAGTGCGTTAAGCGAAGCCATGCCGCAGGCTTTGCATCTTGCTCGCTACCCATTCCCAATTTAAATGCATGAAAACTTATACCATTTAGAAGTGATAAGCCAGCATTTTTTGACTCAATTACAAGTAACCACAAATGGTCTTTTAAGACCATAATATCCAGGCGATCGCGTACAACTTCCTCTTGGTCTAGAACTTGTTTTTCTAAGTCAAAAATGTCCGGGAGATTCTCGTACCACTCTGAAAAAAATTGGTCATCATCGGCTTGGGTTAAACCGAATTTTTGTTCAAGGTCGATGATGTTCAAAGTTTGAGCTTGGATGATTTGAACCATAATTAGTAAATTTTATCACAATAAATCTGAGTGGGAATCATGACAATGGATATAAATATCTTGGCGTGACATGGGGCGCAAGCCTTGCGCCCCTACATACAAGAATGGAATAGGTTGTGGGTTGTGTTGACACCTGTTACCTCACAAAATCTAGGAATAAAAGCTTTTACTACGAACCTAATTGATTTTTTCGTTCTCAATGACTATAACCGATTAATAAAGACAATCAGTAAAGGGAGTGTTAGCGATCGCGCTTTTGTTAAGATACGTTTAGGGATCTGGAAAAAAGCACCTTAGTGGAGAGAGACGCTGATCATGTCAAACTTGGCAACCCAAGAGACAACATCCCCAACTGTGGTAGGCTGGGAACCATCTATGCCGCCAACTGACTTAATCTTTGATGATGGAGAACCGTTGGAAAGTAATCGTCACCGTATTGCTATAAATGTCCTGATTCGATCATTGCAGCAAGCCTATCTTGACCGCAATGATTTTTTCACTAGCGGCAATATGTTTATCTATTACAGCAGTGAACAGGCGCGGAACCGAGATTTTAGAGGACCTGATTTCTTTGCTGTATTAAATGTTGATGGGACGACTGAACGGCAAGGTTGGGTCGTGTGGGAAGAAGGAGGACGTTATCCTGATGTAATAGTTGAATTAATGTCTCCTTCTACAGCGGCTATGGATACGGGGACTAAGAAAGATATTTATGAGCGCATTTTTAGAACACCGGATTACTTTGTGTTTAATCCCTTTGACCCCAATTCCTT
This genomic window from Coleofasciculus chthonoplastes PCC 7420 contains:
- a CDS encoding ribonuclease HII: MKMENSANYCQLPELSGDRKLIAGVDEVGRGALFGPVVAAAVILPASTLPNLAGSGMKDSKQLTRLRRQKLAQEIQELAVDWSIGYATSTEIDQINILQASLLAMKRAVLKLKVQPDLCLIDGRQALVGLPVPQKSLIKGDQRSLEIAAASIVAKVWRDDLVGRLATKYPDYDLAANKGYGTERHRLALQEFGPSPQHRRSFRPCQLGDRG
- a CDS encoding Rne/Rng family ribonuclease, which codes for MAKQIIIAEQYRLAAVFSEDQIQELVVATGSHQVGDIYLGIVENVLPGIDAAFVNIGDAERNGFIHVTDLGPLRLKRRSGAITELLTPQQKVLVQVMKEPTGNKGPRLTGNISLPGRYLVLMPYGRGVNLSRRIKNENERNRLRALAVLIKPAGMGLLVRTEAEGRAEEAIMEDLEALQRQWEAIQQEATSTRAPALLNRDDDFIQRVLRDMYTADVNRIVVDSNTGVKRVKQQLVSWSGGRSPEGVLIDHHRDRLSILDYFRINAAIREALKPRVDLPSGGYIIIQPTEALTVIDVNSGSFTRSATARETVLWTNCEAATEIARQLRLRNIAGVIIVDFIDMDSRRDQLQVLEHFNKALKMDKARPQIAQLSELGLVELTRKRQGQNIYELFGRTCPSCGGLGHLVHLPGEPEPQVQQEPETISRVEIPETPDLPEPLDIPGFNEPDELELNHPSYQERGIPNGTNRRRRRRRLEDVISKDEPVAKSNVRPITLSQRSSDVSEDVEGMRRDTTSVERPIVSDSSERVGKPQLIRSVVEMEPPEVIQVEMTPEEQDVYALMGISPLVRLDKEIRNPRSVMVSVVLPGEAESESSDNDTTDNDTTDNDTTDNDNDTTDNDTTDDSWEDMSHPSEESDSEESSDKVLVTSSGVAADVDLESSADSTSTSESETKPPLIRRRRRRSSAMENE
- a CDS encoding Uma2 family endonuclease; its protein translation is MSNLATQETTSPTVVGWEPSMPPTDLIFDDGEPLESNRHRIAINVLIRSLQQAYLDRNDFFTSGNMFIYYSSEQARNRDFRGPDFFAVLNVDGTTERQGWVVWEEGGRYPDVIVELMSPSTAAMDTGTKKDIYERIFRTPDYFVFNPFDPNSLQGWHLDASQKYQPLVPNEQGWLWCQTLGLWLGTWHGTIDRETAVWLRFYDQDGNLVPLPEEAAQQQVEAAQQQGLQQGTLRQLLRIIATRFDQIPPDLEPRLQLLEVNQLEDLVVVALTAQTLAEFVSNVPEGS